TCGGCGATGTGATCGACCTGGGGGACAGGCAATTCATCGCCCTCGAACCGGTCATCCGCGACCTGCGCACTTCCCTTTGGGGATTCGACACCGGCGCGCGGACGCTATTTCCAGGAGACGGCTTCGCCTACAGCCACTACCACTGGGACAATCATTGCGGGAAAGTCGCTGAAGAGGCCGAATCGCTCGACCTGGCGGAGGTTTTGGGGGTGTTCGCCGAGCGGGCGTTGTACTGGACCCGGTTTGCCGACATGAATAAGTATGCGGACAGACTAGAGGAGATGCTTGAAGAATTCGATGTCTCTGTGGTCGCGCCATCGCATGGCCTGCCGATTCTCGATCTCGCCGTCACCATGCCTAAAGTCCGCGAGGGTCTCATCGCTGGTAACTTCTAAACAAGTCTCTCCGGCGCGGCAGCCGATGCGGGAATCGAATGGCGCTCGTCTGGTGGCCCGGATTTCCCCGGCTTCAATTAAACGGGATCAATAAATTCAATTCCGATGTACTTTTAGTTTATTCACCCCGGGCCTGATTAACCCCTCCCCAACTTTTCGCCAAGTCGAATAAATTACCCGCTAAAGACCTAATGGGAGCGATCAGGGCCCCGGGACACAGATGCTTCCGGCATAACCGGTGCCGGCTTCCGGAGCGATTCAACGAAATCGACCCATTTCACTCTATTCTCGTGATTCTCGTCACTGCGAATCGGCCCCACCGCGCCGATATATATAAATAAAGGGTCAGCAAAGTCCCGCAAGGAGGAAAGAAAAGATGGGAATCATCGGATTTGTAATGCTCGCGGTGGGTTTTGGCTGGATAGCAGAGGCGCTTTTCGGATTTAAAATCGAGGGGCTCGCCTACGCCTATCCCCTGGGCGAGGAAGTGCGATATTTGACGGGAATCGCGCTATTCGTCTCGGGCATGATTATCGAGTGGCACCTTGCCCGGCAGATCAAACAACATCATCAACACGTTTAGGACGCAAGGCGCGAAGAATCAGACCCGAGAAGGCGTAGCCTCGATAGCCGGCAGAAATGACAAAATCGCTTAAGGCTCCTCTTCCATGAAATCGAACACCCCACTAAGCGAGACCAAGAACTCTTCTTTTTTGTCATCCTCAACTTCGACCGAAAGGCCGACCGCACACGAGGTACTCAACACCTCGTGGTCCATCACCCAGCGCACCGTGGCGCGGCAATTCTGAAAAAGGGCGCCGTCCACAACAAACACACATTCGACCACCTCCCCAATATGGGGGCGATGGCGAAGCTCGACGCGGAAACCGGTGTGGCTGATGTTATCGGGAACAAGGGGATGCTGCGACAACGAGGGGGCGTCGATCAGAATCGGCAAGGAATAGCGGGGATCTTTTCGCTTGTCTCGGCCATTGGTCATAACCAGTACCTACCCTTCATTGAATACTATTGCTCGAAGTATGCAAATATCAGATACCTTGAAGCATACCACGTCATTCAAATCTGAAAATCCCCTTTTCGAGTCCCTCCCCACCTCCAAAAACATCTCCAATCGTGACAATCGGGCACAAAACTAGGCAAAACGCCCCTTAGGGGATTGTGCCAGCGGAATCCTTTGATAGAATGGCGCATTCTCAAATCGAAGTAATTTTTGAGCCAAACCCAATTAAAATAAGGAAATATGCTCATGGCCCCAGATTCGAAACACAACGAAACTATCGTCCTCCACGCCGGCTTCCGCAGCGATAGCGCCACAAACGCTGTTGCTGTGCCCATTTACCAGACATCCTCCTACCAGTTCGACAGCACAGAGCATGCCGCTAACCTTTTTGGGCTCAAGGATTTTGGCAACATCTACACCCGGATTATGAACCCAACCTGCGATGTTCTCGAAAAACGCCTCGCTGCGCTCGAAGGCGGTGTAGCCGCCCTCGCCGTATCCTCGGGCCAATCCGCCTCGATGATGGCAGTCCAAAACGTTGCCCGCGCAGGCGATAACATTGTCAGCTCAACCGATCTCTACGGCGGCACATGGAACCTGTTTGCCAACCAGCTCAAACAGATGGGAATCGAATGTCGCTTCGTTGACCCCACGGACCCCGAGAATTTCCGCAAAGCCACTGACGATAAAACGCGCGCTTATTATGCCGAGACGCTTCCCAACCCCAAGCTCCACGTTTTTCCGATAAAGGAAGTCTCGGATATTGGTCGCGAGTTTGGAATTCCTCTCATCATGGACAACACCGCCGCCCACGGCCTGTGCAAACCCTTTGAGCATGGCGCCGCCATCATCGCCTCCTCATGCACGAAATATATTGGTGGACACGGCAACTCCATCGGCGGCATCATCATCGATGGCGGCAACTTCGACTGGAAGGCCTACCCCGAGCGCCAGCCCTACCTGAACGAGCCCGATCCGAGCTATCACGGCGCCGTCTGGACGGTCGCGACCGAGCCCCTTGGCCCTGTCGCCTACATCATTAAGGCCAGGGTCACGCTGCTGCGCGACGAGGGTGCGGCAATGAGCCCGTTCAACGCCTTCCTATTCCTCCAGGGCCTCGAATCGCTACCCCTCAGAATGGAGCGGCACTGCAGCAACGCCACCGAGGTGGCAAACTTCCTCAAGGACCACCCCAAAGTGGACCACGTCATCCACCCAAGTCAGATGGATGGCGAATTCCGCCGCCGCGCCGACACCTACTTAAAGGGCGGACTGGGCGGACTCGTCGGCTGTGTGCTCAAAGGGGGTCTTGAGTCCGGGCAAAAGTTCATCGACTCGCTTGAGATGTTCTACCATGTCGCCAACATCGGCGATTCGCGTAGCTTGGCGATTCATCCCGCCAGCACAACGCACCAACAACTCTCCGATGAGGAGCAGGCAGCTACCGGCGTAACCCCGGGCTATGTGCGCCTTTCCATCGGTATCGAGCATATTGACGACATTAAAGCAGATCTCAAACAGGCGCTCGACGCCGCCTAATTCGCCATTAGCGGGGTAGGCTTATAAATCAAGGGAATATCGAAGGATAGCTGGCAGGTGTTTTCCGGTTGAGAATAATGCAATCTTTCGTTAATTTGACTATCGACCTAGATACAGGGGTGGCTCTATAACTACCACCTCGATGAAATCGTATTCTGCATATGCCGTTTTAAAAAATAAGCGGCAGGGGGCAAGAAAAAAATGGCTGATAAATATCGTCTAGTAACAAGAAGTGACTTCGACGGCCTTGTAAGCGGCGCACTTCTCAAAAGCCTTAACATGATCGACGAGGTGAAATTTGTTCACCCCAAAGACATGCAAGATGGCAAAATCGAAATCACGAATAAAGACATCACCACCAATCTGCCCTATGTCGAGGCTGCCCATCTCGCCTTTGATCACCACATCAGTGAGGTCGAGCGAGTCGGCACCAAGAACAACTACGTTACCGACCCGGATGCGGCCTCCTGCGCGGGTGTCGTCTACGAATTTCGGCGAGGATAAGTTCCCTAACATCGACGAGGACATTCTATTTGCAGTAGACAAGGTAG
The nucleotide sequence above comes from Nitrospinaceae bacterium. Encoded proteins:
- a CDS encoding bifunctional O-acetylhomoserine aminocarboxypropyltransferase/cysteine synthase (catalyzes the formation of L-methionine and acetate from O-acetyl-L-homoserine and methanethiol); the encoded protein is MAPDSKHNETIVLHAGFRSDSATNAVAVPIYQTSSYQFDSTEHAANLFGLKDFGNIYTRIMNPTCDVLEKRLAALEGGVAALAVSSGQSASMMAVQNVARAGDNIVSSTDLYGGTWNLFANQLKQMGIECRFVDPTDPENFRKATDDKTRAYYAETLPNPKLHVFPIKEVSDIGREFGIPLIMDNTAAHGLCKPFEHGAAIIASSCTKYIGGHGNSIGGIIIDGGNFDWKAYPERQPYLNEPDPSYHGAVWTVATEPLGPVAYIIKARVTLLRDEGAAMSPFNAFLFLQGLESLPLRMERHCSNATEVANFLKDHPKVDHVIHPSQMDGEFRRRADTYLKGGLGGLVGCVLKGGLESGQKFIDSLEMFYHVANIGDSRSLAIHPASTTHQQLSDEEQAATGVTPGYVRLSIGIEHIDDIKADLKQALDAA